CCTTGCGACGCCCGCGCTGGCTATGGCGTTGGCTATACGGGCGAGCGTGAGGCTTTGGAGGACACGATAGATACCATCGTTGGCACCAGCCAACAGGATTGCGGGAGTCTCGTCGAGTTCGACCTCTCCGGTTGGGATGGCTCTGGTGCCGAGCTTCGATTTGAGTCGCCGAACGGTGAAGCTTGGACCTTGTTCGCTGGCATCGCGGTCCACAAGAAAGAGATGGAGGTCGCGCAGAGACGTTGCGCCGTCGGGATAGGCGCTCGTGAGGGCGAGATCGGTCATTCCAGCGCCACTGGCAAAGTATTTGTCGCCGCTAAAGAGCTGCCAGCCATTCGCGGTTCGCCTTCCTCGAGTGCGACTTGCTGCAAGGTCGCTTCCGGCATGCGTCTCGGTAAACCAGGTCCCACCCCAGCTGGGACCCTTCGTCAGCCGTTGCAGATACTTCCCTGGCGATGGGTGCAGGAGCCCTAGTGCATTGGCGACCTGCGTCGAAAGCGTGAGGAGGCAGTAGAACCCAGGATCGGCGATCAAGTAGCCCTGAAGGAAATGTCCGACAAAGCCCGCAGTTCTTTGCCATGTGTCGATGACGTCACGGAGCTGTTCGTAGATGGCGCGATGGGCATGAGTGAGTCGTGCCTGGTCAATGCGGTTGCCATCGAGATCGTGGCTGATGAGCTCCACCGAAGAGTTGTGATCAATATCGTTGCCGACTGGTAGCAGCTGATCACCAACGAATTGGCCAAGCTCGGTCAGTTCGGACCGAAAGGCATCAGGAACGATACCGGTGGTTATCTTGACGACGGCAGGATCCACGGTGTAGTGGTTGATTCCGACGCTGTAGCTCAAAGGGCTGGTGATGGCTGGTACGGCTCTGATCCCCATGGTGTCAACCGTACTCGGCTTTTGCCGACGCTGCTCGCCAAGATGAACCAGTTTCAGCGAAGTCGATCGCGACCGCGGTCGATCCCAACGTGTGGTCAGTAGCCAGCGATACCAACCGCTTCTGAGCGCGGATCCGAGGCGGTGATCCAGCCGCTTACGTGTCGAATGCTCAGATGTGCCACCCCAGACTCTGAGGCGAATGCAGGGGTTTGTGCGATTGGCCCCAGTTGCTCCTTGAGTTCTGCTAGGACCGAGGGTTCGAGATGCTCTTCGATCGTAAGGAGCGGTTTGTCGTTGCCATCAAAGGTATCAAAACCCGATAGCTCGTTCGACGAGGGGGAGCTAAAGGCAAAGCGCGGCTGAATGAGCGCATCGCTGGGTCCGAGTCCGTCGCGAAGTGCCGCGGTAACGACCTGGGCTAGGATGCTTGGCTGTCGATCCCCTCCCATGGTCCCGGCCAGCATCGCGAGTTCGCCACTCTTGGTTTGGGCGATGATAGGTGCGAGTGAATGGCGTGGACGCTTTCTTGGTGCAAGCTCGTTGGCATCACCGGATATGAGGTTGAACCCTACTGCCCCCCGATCATGGATAAAGATGTTGGTGTCTGGGGTGGCGAGTCGTGAGCCAAAGGCGTGTCCATTTGATTGGACAATGACGACGCCCAGCCCAGTCTCGTCGATTGCGGTGATGGCCGTCGTGTCAGGACCAGCGGCGATCGTTTTGGTGCGCGGGGTGGAGGCAGGGACGGTACCGTCCAACACCGCCTTGAGATCGCTTGTATCATGATGGTAGGCACGCATCCATGAGGTGGTGACGAAGGCATTGATCAGGCTGGCATACCAGTCTGGGGTACCGACCTTGGTCGGCATGGCGTCGAGTTTTGCCAAGGCCCCGAGAATGAGGTACCCGGCGCTTGGCGCCGGATTTGTTGAGAGTGTGTGTCCAAAGATCGTGGCCGTCAATGGATCGGCAAACCTTGCGATCGGGGTAGCAAGGTCGTCAGGGCGAAAGACGCCCTCGCCCAGCTTCATGAGTTCGGCGCCGAACTCGCCGGCGTAAAACCCTTCTCGACCGAGTTTTGCGATTGCCGCGAGCGTACGGGCTACCCCTGGACGCCGAACAATTGGTGTTGGGGTAGCTGTCCTTGCGAGAAAGGCGCTGAGAGGTTCGCCGGACGCAAACCCGCGGAGCTGCGCATAATTCCTTTGAAGACGAGGTGACGCAGGGAAGCCATCGTTAGCGTAGCCGATCGCGTTATCCACTACCTGATCGAAGCGAAGTTTGCCAAACTTGTGATGCAAGGCAAGCCATCCATCGACGGCGCCTGGCACCGTCAGTGCGCCGAGACACGAGCGAGGTATTGATTGATGTCCCTCGGCCCGTACTGCATCGGCGGAGGCTCCTGCACCTGCATGTCCTATCGCCTGCAGCGATTGGACCTGGGCAGGTCCTCTCGCTGAGGGCGGAGAGAAAATAAGCGCGACCAGATCACCCCCGAGGCCACACTGGTCGGGCGCGGTGACTGATAAGACAGCATTGGCGCCAATGGCGGCATCGACAGCGGATCCGCCCTGACGCAAAAGGTCAATCGCAGCTTGGGACGCAAGCGGGTCAATCGAGGAGACTGCTGCCCGAGGGAATGGCTGGCTAAATGATGGTGAAAAGTACGACACTGGCCCTTAGAATAGCTTTTATAGCCCCTTCATTCGTCTCCTGCCTCCACCTTTGTGCGTTCGGTCAGCTGGTACCATGAGGAAAACCGTGATTTTTGGAGATTTCGCTATTGAATCGATCGAATGGATTAGGGTTTTTGCGGGAATCGCTTGCACCCCTGGAGGAGATGTTCTAGCATAGGAGTGGGTTAATTAGCGCTCGCGTTTTCCCGCGATGGCTGCTGTCGTCAGCGATAGCTGTCGCCTCAAGTGATGAAGGAGTAAGTGAATGGTTCAGTCGATCGGTCTTCCCAAGGAGATTAAGGACGGGGAGCGTAGGGTCGCTCTAGACCCGTCAGCCGTCAAGTCTTGTGTGCAGGCGGGCTTCGACGTCTGGGTGGAGACAAATGCCGGGGTCGGTGCGGGCTTTGCGAACGCAGACTACGAGGCGGTTGGTGCCAAGATCGCGCCGAATGCCAAAGAGACATGGGCAGCCGACCTCGTAGTGAAGGTCAAGGAGCCACAAGAGTCGGAGTGGGGTTATTTCCGCAAGGACCTTACCCTGTTCGCCTATCTCCATCTGGCGGCCGAACCAGCTCTCGCCAAAGCCTTGATCGATAGTGGGATCGATGCTTTTGCCTACGAGACACTTGAGGAGAAGGGCGGTCTTCCGCTACTCGCACCGATGAGCGAGGTCGCTGGGCGTACGGCTGCTATCGTTGGGGCGCACTATCTTGCTAACGGCTCCGGAGTACTCCTCGGGGGATCTGCTGGCGTACCTCCTGCGCGAGTGGTCGTCATCGGTATGGGCGTTGCAGGCACGATGGCAGCACGGGGCGCTCGAGGAATGGACGCCGAGGTGACTGGCGTGGACATCGATCTACACAGGCTCTATATGGCACAACAAGAGGGAACGATTACCGCCACGCTTGCAAGCTCGGAGCATGCCATCAGCCAGGCTGTTAAGGATGCCGACCTCGTGGTGGGCGCAGCGTTGGTCACCGGCGCAAAGGCCCCGAAACTCGTGTCACGTGACCATGTGGCCAGCATGAAGCCTGGTTCGGTGATCGTCGACTTGGCGATTGACCAGGGTGGTTGCATCGAGACGTCACGACCCACCTCACATTCGAATCCGATCTATGAGGAGCTCGGGGTGATCCACTACTGCGTGACCAACGTGCCTGGTCAATACCCCAGAACTGCATCAAGGGCCCTGTCAGCAGCGGTTGCTCCGAAGCTTGTGCGACTTGCTCGGGACCCCAAGGATCCCGCATTGCAAGGGTCACTCAACGTTGCCAAGGGAGCGATCGTGCACCCTGTCGTCGCGGCTGCTCTCGGTAAGTAGTCGCCGAGACCGAGTGGGAGAGCGATAGCTCGTGGTCACGTTACCGAGTTTTTGGCTTCGCCAGCTTGGTGAACAGAGGCTGCGGGCTTCGCTTTGCTCACCGCTCGATCTTGATGTAGCTATCGTTGGTGGAGGGTTGACTGGGTTGTGGACTGCGCGGTACCTTGCCGAGCGTGACCCTAATCTTCGGATCGCCGTCTTCGAGCGATCGTTTGCTGGCTTTGGAGCGTCGGGGCGCAACGGTGGCTGGGTTTCAGCCTTGTTCCCCGTGTCCTTATCCAAGGTGCGGTCTCTGTACGGTGATTCGCTCGCCGTCGAGTTGCGTGACGCACTTGCGGCCACGGTCGATGAGGTCGCTCAACAGGTCAAGGATCTTGCGATCGATTGTGATTTCGTCAAGGCAGGGACCCTGCTTTTGGCCCGTGATCGGGTCCAGTGGCGACGCTTGCAAGGCGAGGCTGGATCAGGTGCTACCGTACTCGATGCTCGTGGTGTCGAGCGCCGTCTCAAAGCCAGCCAGGTCATCGGTGGCCTTTACGAGCCTCAATGCGCCACCGTGCAACCCGCCAAGCTCGTGCGGGGCCTTGCTGATCGTGTTGAGGAGCTTGGGGTGCGCATCTATGAACAGACCGAGGTCAGTGACGTTGGTGATCACGTTTTGTTGGCCAATGGATTGCGTGTCAAGGCTGATGCTATTGTGGTGGCCACGGAGTCTTATACCGCTCAATTCAACGATTGGCACCGACTTGTCCTACCGCTGTATTCGATGATGGTCGTCACCGCTCCGCTCAACGATCATCAATATGGAGCTATCGGGAGCCCCGAGCTCGGTTTGAGTTTTGCCGACGAGAGGAATTTGGTAGTCTACGGGCAGATCACCTCCGATCGGAGGATCGCCTTTGGGGGTCGAGGTGCACCCTACGGCTATGGATCTGCCATCCTTCCTGCCCCCCAGCAGGGGAAGGGTATGCGCGCGAGGCTCGAGGCGACCGTTCGCGAGCTGTTCCCTGAGATAAGCGATGTGGCCTTTGACGACTTTTGGGGCGGGACGTTGGGCGTTTCGCGGGATTGGTTCCCACGGATGGAGGTTGAGGCCAATGGAGGGCCGATCAAGGTATATGGCTATGCGGGTGACGGGGTGGCGATGACAAACTTCATGGGCCGATTGGTGGCACAACAGTTGGTCTCGCCAACGTCGCTCCCACCAGTTAGCCAGGTCTTTCGCCGTCCACCGCGCCTTTGGGAGCCAGAGCCCTTGCGATATCTTGGTATCAACACTGGGCTCGCGATGACTCAGTTTGTGGATGTTTTGGAGCACCGAGGTTTGCCGGTCGCCTCGCTTGATACGCTTCGGCGTGCATTGATCGGTCAACTGGGTTAGACCCAGCCGAGAGAAGTATCGAGAGATTTGGGATAGGGTCATTGACGAAGATGCAACAGGAGGAGATATGGCACATTTAGCACCGGTATGGTCGAAGTTGACCCCACTCACCGTCGTTCGCGGGGAGGGGGCAGTTGTTTTTGATGTTGAAGGGACGAGCTACCTTGACGCGACGTCCGGTATCGCCGTGACCTCGACGGGACACAGCCATCCAAAAGTGGCCAAAGCCATCGCTGACCAGGCTCAGCAGTTCATTCACGCTCAGGTGAACATCTATACGCATCACCGACTTCAGGAGTTGGCTGATCGCTTGGAAAGAATTACGCCAGACGGGATCGACACCTTCTTCTTCTCGAATTCAGGAGCCGAGGCAACCGAGGCGGCCGTCAAGCTCGCTCGTCAGTACACCAAGCGAACGAATGTGATTGTATTCCAAGGTAGCTTTCATGGACGCACAGCGCAGGCGATGGCTATGACGACCTCGAGGACTGGCTATCGAGCTGGTTATCAACCGCTTCCAAGCGGAGTGTTCGTCTCGCTATTCCCTGGGTTCCCAAGGGCGGGTGGTGCTGATGGAGCGAGCCTCCAAGAGGCTATCGACTACCTCGACTACTTGTTGGCGGCCCAAACTGCTCCTAGCGAGACGGCAGCCATGGTGATCGAACCGGTACTCGGTGAGGGTGGTTACTTACCTGCGCCTGCTGAGTTTTTGCTGGCCATTCGTGAGCGTTGCAGCCGTCATGGGATTCTGTTTGTCGCAGACGAGGTTCAGACGGGCTTTGGTCGTACTGGAAAGATGTTCGCGGTACAGCACGCCGGGGTGACCCCAGATATCTTGGTGATGGCCAAGGGCATCGCCTCTGGCTTCCCCTTCTCTGGCATTGGATCCTCCTACGACATTATGAAGGAGTGGACAGTCGGTAGCCACGGTGGAACGTATGGTGCCAACCCGATCGGTGTGGCGGCAGCCATCGCGACCATTGATGTTATCGAGGATGAGGGCTTGGTAGAGAATGCGGCGAAGCGCGGGGCTCAGCTAGAAGCGGGGTTACGAAAGGTTGCTGAGTCACACAAGGAGATCGGGAAGATTCGTGCACTCGGCCTGATGGTTGGGGTCGAGATTGTCGATCCGGTGACTGGCGCACCGGATGCCACAAGAACGTCAGCGATCCTTGCCGAGTTGTTCTCGACGCACCGAATCATCGCGATGAATGCAGGCACTTTTGGCAACATCATCCGATGGATGCCTCCGCTGATCGTTACTGAAGAACAGATTGCAACCATCCTTGACGGATTTAATGCTTCGGTGGAGGCGACAGCACACCGCTAGATCAGGCTTGCTCTCTTGGGCTGGTTGCTGGGTACGCCAAGC
The sequence above is a segment of the Ferrimicrobium sp. genome. Coding sequences within it:
- the ald gene encoding alanine dehydrogenase, with translation MVQSIGLPKEIKDGERRVALDPSAVKSCVQAGFDVWVETNAGVGAGFANADYEAVGAKIAPNAKETWAADLVVKVKEPQESEWGYFRKDLTLFAYLHLAAEPALAKALIDSGIDAFAYETLEEKGGLPLLAPMSEVAGRTAAIVGAHYLANGSGVLLGGSAGVPPARVVVIGMGVAGTMAARGARGMDAEVTGVDIDLHRLYMAQQEGTITATLASSEHAISQAVKDADLVVGAALVTGAKAPKLVSRDHVASMKPGSVIVDLAIDQGGCIETSRPTSHSNPIYEELGVIHYCVTNVPGQYPRTASRALSAAVAPKLVRLARDPKDPALQGSLNVAKGAIVHPVVAAALGK
- a CDS encoding acyl-CoA dehydrogenase family protein translates to MGIRAVPAITSPLSYSVGINHYTVDPAVVKITTGIVPDAFRSELTELGQFVGDQLLPVGNDIDHNSSVELISHDLDGNRIDQARLTHAHRAIYEQLRDVIDTWQRTAGFVGHFLQGYLIADPGFYCLLTLSTQVANALGLLHPSPGKYLQRLTKGPSWGGTWFTETHAGSDLAASRTRGRRTANGWQLFSGDKYFASGAGMTDLALTSAYPDGATSLRDLHLFLVDRDASEQGPSFTVRRLKSKLGTRAIPTGEVELDETPAILLAGANDGIYRVLQSLTLARIANAIASAGVARIATIEATIRGDRRSAFGAQLAQHALFSRDLLTMRLAHLGITALALLGAISFASSYDFTDRNDPDYLVLRLLSHATKTHTAQHAISITQQALECFGGLGFLEDFAIARWHREALVLPIWEGSSNIHALDAAEVIRHPEAANGIRHLLGTWVPDSLRSMVLKQAEQAIGNFNGEPWHFKEALAALGQCLEIAALGRFASLVPELEDVAALRWSYLQTGTLPTWRLPEALQLNCQ
- a CDS encoding aminotransferase class III-fold pyridoxal phosphate-dependent enzyme translates to MAHLAPVWSKLTPLTVVRGEGAVVFDVEGTSYLDATSGIAVTSTGHSHPKVAKAIADQAQQFIHAQVNIYTHHRLQELADRLERITPDGIDTFFFSNSGAEATEAAVKLARQYTKRTNVIVFQGSFHGRTAQAMAMTTSRTGYRAGYQPLPSGVFVSLFPGFPRAGGADGASLQEAIDYLDYLLAAQTAPSETAAMVIEPVLGEGGYLPAPAEFLLAIRERCSRHGILFVADEVQTGFGRTGKMFAVQHAGVTPDILVMAKGIASGFPFSGIGSSYDIMKEWTVGSHGGTYGANPIGVAAAIATIDVIEDEGLVENAAKRGAQLEAGLRKVAESHKEIGKIRALGLMVGVEIVDPVTGAPDATRTSAILAELFSTHRIIAMNAGTFGNIIRWMPPLIVTEEQIATILDGFNASVEATAHR
- a CDS encoding FAD-binding oxidoreductase — translated: MVTLPSFWLRQLGEQRLRASLCSPLDLDVAIVGGGLTGLWTARYLAERDPNLRIAVFERSFAGFGASGRNGGWVSALFPVSLSKVRSLYGDSLAVELRDALAATVDEVAQQVKDLAIDCDFVKAGTLLLARDRVQWRRLQGEAGSGATVLDARGVERRLKASQVIGGLYEPQCATVQPAKLVRGLADRVEELGVRIYEQTEVSDVGDHVLLANGLRVKADAIVVATESYTAQFNDWHRLVLPLYSMMVVTAPLNDHQYGAIGSPELGLSFADERNLVVYGQITSDRRIAFGGRGAPYGYGSAILPAPQQGKGMRARLEATVRELFPEISDVAFDDFWGGTLGVSRDWFPRMEVEANGGPIKVYGYAGDGVAMTNFMGRLVAQQLVSPTSLPPVSQVFRRPPRLWEPEPLRYLGINTGLAMTQFVDVLEHRGLPVASLDTLRRALIGQLG
- a CDS encoding gamma-glutamyltransferase, which codes for MSYFSPSFSQPFPRAAVSSIDPLASQAAIDLLRQGGSAVDAAIGANAVLSVTAPDQCGLGGDLVALIFSPPSARGPAQVQSLQAIGHAGAGASADAVRAEGHQSIPRSCLGALTVPGAVDGWLALHHKFGKLRFDQVVDNAIGYANDGFPASPRLQRNYAQLRGFASGEPLSAFLARTATPTPIVRRPGVARTLAAIAKLGREGFYAGEFGAELMKLGEGVFRPDDLATPIARFADPLTATIFGHTLSTNPAPSAGYLILGALAKLDAMPTKVGTPDWYASLINAFVTTSWMRAYHHDTSDLKAVLDGTVPASTPRTKTIAAGPDTTAITAIDETGLGVVIVQSNGHAFGSRLATPDTNIFIHDRGAVGFNLISGDANELAPRKRPRHSLAPIIAQTKSGELAMLAGTMGGDRQPSILAQVVTAALRDGLGPSDALIQPRFAFSSPSSNELSGFDTFDGNDKPLLTIEEHLEPSVLAELKEQLGPIAQTPAFASESGVAHLSIRHVSGWITASDPRSEAVGIAGY